In Massilia antarctica, the following are encoded in one genomic region:
- a CDS encoding glycoside hydrolase family 55 protein — MKIIPLLSLSLASALLASPTAAFAAEAPTLSVSVTAEEAVGPFASWGDVKAYGAVGDGKADDTDALQRALDDMNKYINNVDGWKIEKPGSPAVLYFPAGTYRITKTLVSKNQFGASLVGQNPATSVIAWDGPAGGTMLIADGVFGGKYARLTWDGRKKAGIGVAHWWNKKTPQYGASPEHVDEVFVDMGVGIVAGCCGSSSTKASHPGTDWVAGEYNNLDSEGSVKRTKFIRNTVAGVSSESFNALDWWVMDSEFTDCARGVTNALVGPSEGGGNIHVYRNLFQRSTFADIHVGTVRWHSMHNNVSVGSQRFLHANLAGRNGRALILKNNRILNHRVDSSPISSATSAPWS, encoded by the coding sequence ATGAAAATCATCCCCTTACTCTCTTTATCCTTGGCTTCGGCATTGCTTGCCAGCCCCACTGCGGCGTTTGCAGCCGAGGCGCCGACACTGTCGGTCAGCGTCACCGCCGAGGAAGCGGTCGGCCCGTTCGCCAGCTGGGGCGACGTGAAGGCCTATGGCGCCGTCGGCGACGGCAAGGCCGACGACACGGACGCGTTGCAGAGAGCCCTGGACGACATGAACAAGTATATTAACAACGTCGACGGCTGGAAAATCGAGAAGCCCGGTTCCCCGGCCGTCCTGTATTTCCCGGCTGGCACCTACCGCATCACCAAAACGCTGGTCTCCAAGAACCAGTTCGGCGCCAGCCTGGTCGGCCAGAACCCGGCCACCAGCGTCATCGCCTGGGACGGCCCGGCGGGCGGCACGATGCTGATCGCCGACGGCGTCTTCGGCGGCAAATACGCGCGCCTGACATGGGACGGCAGGAAGAAGGCCGGCATCGGCGTGGCCCACTGGTGGAACAAGAAGACGCCGCAATACGGCGCCAGCCCGGAGCACGTCGATGAGGTCTTCGTCGATATGGGCGTGGGCATCGTCGCCGGCTGCTGCGGCTCCAGCAGCACCAAGGCCAGCCACCCCGGCACCGACTGGGTCGCCGGCGAGTACAACAATCTGGACTCGGAAGGCTCGGTCAAGCGCACCAAGTTCATCCGCAACACGGTCGCCGGCGTCAGCAGCGAAAGCTTCAACGCGCTCGACTGGTGGGTCATGGATTCCGAATTCACCGACTGCGCACGCGGCGTGACCAACGCATTGGTGGGACCATCGGAAGGGGGCGGCAACATTCACGTTTACCGCAATCTGTTCCAGCGCTCGACGTTCGCCGACATCCATGTTGGTACTGTGCGCTGGCACTCGATGCACAACAACGTGTCGGTCGGTTCGCAGCGCTTCCTCCATGCGAACCTGGCGGGCAGAAATGGCCGCGCCTTGATCCTGAAAAACAACCGCATTCTCAATCATCGGGTCGATTCATCGCCGATTTCATCGGCAACGTCGGCCCCCTGGTCATGA
- the corA gene encoding magnesium/cobalt transporter CorA codes for MINVFVLQNGRLNQVPIESRADLENVAPVWVDLTDPTDDERAWVKTIYGVILPGEDEVKDIEASARYYEAENGDLHLRTDFLLEEDDGPSRVVTVAFILARKMLFSVHTDDLPVFRLVRMRARSRPGSIADYMDVLLDLYATDAEYSADALEGIYQHLEEVSGLVLQKEFTDKDAADALNAIAREEDLNGRIRRNMMDTRRAVSFLMRGRLLNAEQFEEARQILRDIESLDGHTSFLFDKINFLMDATVGFININQNKIIKIFSVASVAFLPPTLIASIYGMNFKSFPELEWQYGYPLALTLMVASMISPVWVFLRRGWLK; via the coding sequence ATGATCAACGTATTTGTCCTACAAAATGGCCGACTCAATCAGGTACCGATCGAGTCCCGCGCGGATCTGGAAAACGTGGCGCCGGTCTGGGTCGACCTGACCGACCCGACCGACGACGAGCGGGCCTGGGTCAAGACAATCTACGGCGTGATCTTGCCGGGCGAAGACGAAGTCAAGGATATCGAAGCGTCGGCCCGCTATTACGAAGCGGAAAACGGCGACCTGCATCTGCGCACCGATTTCCTGCTGGAAGAAGACGACGGCCCCTCGCGCGTGGTCACGGTTGCGTTTATTCTCGCGCGCAAGATGCTGTTTTCGGTGCACACCGACGACTTGCCGGTGTTCCGCCTGGTGCGCATGCGCGCGCGCTCGCGCCCCGGGTCGATCGCCGACTACATGGATGTGCTGCTCGACCTGTACGCCACCGACGCCGAGTATTCGGCCGATGCGCTGGAAGGGATTTACCAGCATCTGGAAGAAGTCAGCGGGCTGGTGCTGCAAAAAGAATTCACCGATAAAGACGCGGCCGACGCCCTGAACGCGATCGCGCGCGAAGAAGATTTGAACGGGCGCATCCGGCGCAACATGATGGATACGCGGCGCGCGGTCAGTTTCCTGATGCGCGGACGCTTGCTCAACGCCGAGCAGTTCGAGGAAGCGCGCCAGATTCTGCGCGACATCGAATCCCTGGACGGCCACACATCCTTCCTGTTCGACAAAATCAACTTCCTGATGGATGCCACGGTCGGCTTCATCAACATTAACCAGAACAAGATCATCAAGATTTTTTCGGTGGCCTCGGTGGCCTTCCTGCCGCCGACCCTGATCGCCAGTATTTACGGCATGAACTTCAAGAGTTTTCCGGAGCTGGAGTGGCAGTACGGCTATCCGCTGGCCTTGACCCTGATGGTGGCGTCGATGATTTCGCCGGTGTGGGTGTTCTTGCGCCGGGGCTGGCTCAAATAG
- a CDS encoding DUF4124 domain-containing protein, whose protein sequence is MFHPRRFQEGAISLFWVGIGSAVLAALAMAALFSMRYERNLFAEGAAKAGKMVGASPAGTVIDSAKKAVNEVTGQGDGVMRKCIINGKTVISNTDCRPGNRTSKVIEIHETKGFEAPKKPPVEKAAPGSNPAIDKIIEKQLR, encoded by the coding sequence ATGTTCCATCCCCGCCGTTTCCAGGAAGGCGCCATTTCCCTGTTCTGGGTCGGCATCGGCTCGGCTGTGCTGGCCGCGCTTGCCATGGCGGCCTTGTTTTCCATGCGCTACGAGCGCAATCTGTTCGCCGAAGGCGCGGCCAAGGCCGGCAAGATGGTCGGTGCCAGCCCCGCCGGCACGGTGATCGACTCGGCCAAGAAGGCTGTCAATGAGGTGACCGGTCAGGGCGATGGCGTGATGCGCAAGTGCATCATCAACGGCAAGACCGTCATTTCCAACACCGATTGCAGGCCCGGCAACCGCACCAGCAAGGTCATCGAGATCCACGAGACCAAGGGCTTCGAGGCACCGAAAAAGCCGCCGGTGGAGAAGGCAGCCCCGGGCTCGAACCCGGCGATTGACAAAATCATCGAAAAACAGCTGCGCTGA
- the mtgA gene encoding monofunctional biosynthetic peptidoglycan transglycosylase has translation MSKGGKAGGRRWVKWIFLGPLLLIVLIQLYFFLMVCWWSWFNPSTSSMMSDQLALMREKNPKAVLRQQWVPYERISENLKRAVIASEDANFSEHDGVDWEALQKAYERNNRKHKVVGGGSTITQQLAKNLFLSGSRSYLRKGQEMIIAFMLETVMSKQRILEIYLNVAEFGRGIFGAEAASRYYYRTSAANLGVAQAAKLAVMLPNPRYYDRHRSSSYLAQRTTLIVNRMSSAELP, from the coding sequence ATGAGCAAGGGTGGCAAGGCGGGCGGGCGGCGCTGGGTCAAGTGGATCTTCCTCGGCCCCTTGCTGCTCATCGTCCTGATCCAGCTGTATTTCTTCTTGATGGTGTGCTGGTGGTCCTGGTTCAATCCCTCGACCAGCAGCATGATGAGCGACCAGCTGGCGCTGATGCGCGAAAAAAACCCCAAGGCCGTGCTGCGGCAGCAATGGGTGCCCTACGAGCGCATTTCCGAGAACCTGAAACGGGCCGTGATCGCGTCCGAGGACGCCAATTTTTCCGAGCACGACGGGGTTGACTGGGAAGCGCTGCAAAAAGCCTACGAGCGCAACAACCGCAAGCACAAGGTGGTCGGCGGCGGTTCCACCATTACCCAGCAACTGGCCAAGAACCTGTTCCTGTCCGGCTCGCGCAGCTACCTGCGCAAGGGCCAGGAAATGATCATCGCCTTCATGCTTGAAACGGTGATGAGCAAGCAGCGCATCCTGGAGATTTACCTGAACGTGGCCGAATTCGGGCGCGGCATTTTCGGCGCCGAGGCGGCTTCGCGCTATTATTACCGTACCAGCGCGGCCAACCTGGGCGTGGCGCAGGCCGCCAAACTGGCCGTGATGCTGCCCAATCCGCGTTATTACGACCGGCACCGCAGTTCGAGCTACCTAGCGCAGCGCACCACCTTGATCGTCAACCGCATGAGTTCGGCGGAATTGCCCTAA
- the aroE gene encoding shikimate dehydrogenase, with protein MSERYCVIGNPIAHSKSPEIHAAFALQTGQDMVYERCLAPLDAFEATVRALVAAGCKGANVTVPFKLQAADLADRLTERARAAGAVNTFLFNSSGGIIGDNTDGAGLVGDIIRNAGVALEGKRVLLLGAGGAARGVVVPLLAALPAELTIANRTAATADALVERFAAQLAQDQRLAACAFEDIAGPYDVVINATSASLAGDLPPVPGSAFGPGTLALDMMYGKEPSRFMLFASEHGARQRDGLGMLVEQAAEAFLLWRGARPDTAAILDRLRLGG; from the coding sequence ATGAGCGAGCGTTATTGCGTCATCGGGAACCCGATTGCCCATAGCAAGTCGCCCGAGATCCACGCCGCCTTTGCCCTGCAGACCGGGCAAGACATGGTCTACGAGCGCTGCCTGGCGCCGCTCGACGCTTTCGAGGCGACCGTGCGCGCCCTGGTGGCCGCCGGCTGCAAGGGGGCCAACGTCACCGTGCCCTTCAAGCTGCAGGCCGCCGACCTGGCCGACCGCCTGACCGAACGCGCGCGCGCGGCCGGCGCCGTGAATACCTTCCTGTTCAACAGCAGTGGCGGCATCATCGGCGACAATACCGATGGTGCCGGGCTGGTCGGCGACATCATTCGCAATGCCGGCGTCGCCCTGGAAGGCAAGCGCGTGCTGCTGCTGGGCGCGGGCGGCGCGGCGCGCGGCGTGGTCGTGCCGCTGCTGGCTGCCTTGCCGGCCGAACTGACCATTGCCAACCGCACCGCGGCCACGGCCGACGCCCTGGTCGAGCGCTTTGCCGCCCAGCTGGCGCAAGACCAGCGCCTCGCCGCCTGCGCCTTCGAGGACATTGCCGGCCCCTACGATGTCGTGATCAACGCCACCTCGGCCAGCCTGGCCGGCGACCTGCCGCCGGTGCCGGGTAGCGCCTTCGGGCCTGGCACCCTGGCGCTGGACATGATGTACGGTAAGGAGCCGAGCCGCTTCATGCTGTTTGCCAGCGAGCATGGCGCGCGCCAACGCGATGGCCTGGGCATGCTGGTCGAGCAGGCCGCCGAAGCCTTCCTGCTGTGGCGTGGCGCCCGTCCCGACACCGCAGCCATCCTGGACCGCTTGCGCCTGGGCGGTTGA